In Phaseolus vulgaris cultivar G19833 chromosome 3, P. vulgaris v2.0, whole genome shotgun sequence, the sequence aatttaaggttgtaccatttttattaattgtcacatttttttcattcaaaataatataactaaatttttcttaaattatttcatcattttaaaaattaataatttttttgtctaaAACAAATTTTCATTGTGTTCCAACCTCAAGTCGTTGGACAACATCGTTAGGATTAATCACCGCATtcgaggtattgtccgctttggaggtTGGTTTTCCGTCacaattttatccttaaaagACGTCTCAAATAGTGAAGGAGaaaggagtatataaactgtcTGATGTGGGACTATATTAGCATACGGAACACATTAAAATAAAGTCCTACATACacaattttaatgaaatttaatataattgaagTCCTCAACAACAATTATAAATTCAGTTTAACCATTGAAGTCGTGAATTTCGATGACAATTTCTTAAACTTATCCAATTTTGGAATTAATTTGTTTTAGTCCATTTCGGAAAATACTAAATCAAATTGCATCATTTGTgtgagttatttttatttcagaATATATGCAGTTACAACATTTTCCTTTTTGGTTTAACaactttttttctaattttatcctTGAAACATGTAAATAGGAATATCAATTTAATACTTATCTTTCCCAATCTTATcccaaaaaaataacaattattgATGCAAATAGGAATATcagtttaatatatattttaataacttcTCTATCCCAAATTTATCCttgaaaaaataacaaatttaataactttaaaaaaaattataaattacaacatacattatttttaaataacttacTACAAACTGCACTTCATTTTCTCCTTCATTATCACTTCTCTTTCTGTTTctcttcttatattttttatagttatttgaatttaagaGAATAGTTacctaaaacataaaaaagaaaatagttacctaaaacataaaaaagaaaatagttaATATGCCccttattaatattaattaaaataaaaaaatattaaattataatagaatttcataaattaatattgacttaaatattagaaaacaaagtaaaatattatatcaatatttaaaaattgcTGATATACATTATCTTCCCATTTGTTTTTTACTCTTTCGACTCCTATTTGATCATTTACATGACAGTTAAGAAGTTGAAACCCAATACCAACTTTTATTTCATCTTACTTaatgaataatttattaatataaaatcataatattgtaaactagtatttttttttctttagaacatatatatagaaatataaaaaaaatattgtaataacCATTTAAATTTACTATATATGAATTggaaaaaatacaattattataaatttataatatatattgttatgatcgtatttaaaaaatacaaatacatataagtttaattaaaatattatattataaatttataataatatttaaaaatataaatacagataattttttaataaaataaaaacaatacactaatttaaattttgattaatataaattatagtatatatatttccgaattttcaaatattatgaaaaaatattgattattgTGCTTTATTCTTCAAAAGATATGAGTAtagttgattttaaaaaaaaatacagatacTTAGGTtgattttagtaaaaaatacagATACGTAGGCtgattttagtaaaaaatacagTAGAGATACGGTAATAAATACACAGGCTGTGATATTGATATAAAGAAGATCTAAGAGGTAAAATCTGGAAAGAACTAGAGAAACAAagggagaaagaaagagagagaaaattgaAGATTGAAACTTTGATCTGAGAGAGAGAAGATGGCGTTGAATCCTCAACTCTTTCCAAATGGAATGCCCGTTCCTTTCGTCAGCGAGATGTTTGTGCTCGCCAGAGACGGCGTCGAATTCGACATCGATAAGATTCCTGCCTCTGGGTTAGTCCTCACCCTTTCTTcgattttcccttttttttttttcataaattgcTTCGCTTTCGAATTCATTGTTGGTTGTCTTCAAACTTTTTGGGGAAAGGAACATTTGGGTATTGTCGGTTAATTCCAAGATAGCGAAAAAGGAAAATTGGAGCGGCAAATATATGATTATAGGATATTGATAGCTCTTCTTTTTTATGCTAATATGTGTTAGGTCAAGTTAGGACTCTGCTAACAGGCTATTTGGAACATATGAAATTATTTGCGTATTTTATTTTGTAGCTGAGAGGCCTTCAGGTCCATATGAAATATGTTTATTGTTTTATCTGATTTGTGTGGTTTTTGTGTTTGATATAATGtgttttgttgtttgttttGATCAGAAGTCATGGGGGTCATCTCAAAACCAAAGGAATCGTTTACTTGTCAAATATTCGGATGGTCTTCGTTGCTAAAAGTCCAGTTGGGCATTTTACAGCTTTTGATATGCCTTTGGTATGTGTCACACCTTATTATGGTGTTTCAAATTTCTAATTCTGTGCAGCCTGGTTTCAAGTTTACTGCTTTTCCTCTCTTACCGAAGGAGTTTTTTCCGTTACATCTTGAATGCCCTTGTTGTTATGATTTAATGGACCCTTTTCTGTGTTGTCTTTGTGGATGACTTTATATCAATCTTTTTTTAGCAGAACCACTTTACTGAATAATTGGGTTTTATATCTTTTTGTGGCTTATGATTTTTGTGATGGTGGAGTTCTAGGCCTGTTTGTTCTCGGGGAATAGACAATTATCATTGCTTGGCTAGTGCTAACTCTCTGAAAACTAAGAATGTAGATTTTATGATGTTAGTCTGTCAGATTGGTTGGGACTTATATATAATGGTGTTATATGTTTCAAAATAACCTGATGTGCAAAAAATTGTTATTCGTAATTTCTTTTTTGAAGTAAATGTAGAGTAGTATAGGTGACATGCGTGCATAATTTAGTAGAGAGAGGATCAGAGAGAAACAACTAGAAGAAAACGAAGACTTGTTTATtgggaaaaagaaaattatatagttGAACCACATGTGTTCTAGAGACCTCTACTCTACCATTTGTCCCCTAATTTTTCTAATTGCCCCCTTTCCCTGTATAATTCCCCTCTTATTCTCTGCCCCCATCTAACTAACTGGTTAACTAGTTAATTGGAAAAGTGATGTTTTCACTTAATTCACCAGTGTaatcattgtattttttttttgtatttggttTGTAGATTgttaaaacatatatattagtttaaaaCGTGATGTATGCATACTATTTGTTCTGAGTTGATCCTTAGTTCTTCATTAATTATGCAGCTTTACGTCAGTGGTGAAAAATTTAACCAGCCAATATTTCACTGCAACAATCTTTCTGGACATGTTGAGCCTGTAAGTAAATAGTTATGTTTTGCTAGACCTCTGACTCCTATCCTTTTTGTTGTATCAGAATTATGGATCCTAAATCCTGAACTATTTTAATTGTAACAGGTAGTTCCAAATGACCAACACAGAGCACTTTACTCCACACACTCATTTAAGATCATATTCAAAGAGGGTGGCTGTGGAACCTTCAttccccttttcttcaatttgatTGCTTCAGTGAGGCAGTATAATCAACACTACACTATGCAGGCACAGGCACAGGCACAATCTTATGTGGATCCTTTGCAGGCAGCTCAGACTCCTGTTGATGAGATGATGAGACATGCGTAAGTGAATGATTATGCTTTAAATTTTTGGCCAACTTTGTAGGGTGTATAGACCATATGCTTCATAGTCCAAAAACTACATATTACTGAAAACATTATGCAAGTATTGTGTTTAGTTAAGTTTGTAGAGTGTGCATGTATGATTTATAATCTATAAGCTTTAATAATTATGATTGAAATTATATGCAGGTATGTTGATCCTAATGATCCTACGAAAATATTTCTGCAACAACCCAATTCTGATTCTCAGCTTAGGCGTCGAACATATCAGCCTCAGGCAGATGGAGGCCATGTCTGAATCTGAAACTAAACTACACTGTCATCACTCTTTATCGTACGATGTTTATATGGGAATTGTGTGTTAAtatcaaaatcaataaaaattatatgacagACTAAGTGTGTGCTTGGATGTAAAGTTTGTAGAATCATGCTTTTTATTTGGATAGATATTAGAAAAGTCATTTTCggagaatatatttttaatacttaaaaatcaaaattaaaggAGTGTGCAATTACTAAAATGGATTTTGATTCCTATGGACAgttctttattattataattagctattttaatatatatatatatatatataacaaattaaagataaaaaaagttgCTCAACTGTATTAAATGTATTAAAGAGATTGTGTAAACATTGATGTAATAGTTTAGGGAAATATTGACAGTGACCTATgcaaatttaaaagtttttttttataaaataatatataatgtttttaagataataatgttaatttattATCAAAAGGCTTGCAAATAAGAAATTCACTCAATCTCATGAAGGAAATACCttactaaaatttaattatatttaatatgtaataatgatcttttatatttttataagagAATAAATCATATCACTTggatttctttatttttgtcaaaagtGAGAGATATAATATACTGATAAAAGAAAGATAAGGAGAATATTTTATCTCATAAATCAAGAAAATTAGTAAAATGTATTAAATTACAATTAATGTATgataacaaattaattttattttatatttgcaAGGAAGTATATGATACCTCTTGTTGACTTGAAACAAAGACCAAGTTTCAAGGATTCAAGGTCTTTTAACAACTAATATtcgaagagaaaaagaaaataagcatGAATGTTAAACAAAGAACAATAAACTTTCTAGCTTTGAATAAGTTTTACTCTGAACACAAGTTTTGTGTATATTCTATGTAAACAATTCACAATGAGTATtcaatttcatatatttttttaacgaAGTTAACTTAGTCAAAATGTTTATGTCATGTTGGAAATTACTACTCTATAAATAATACTTGTGAAAATTCAAAAGATTATTTTACAAAGAATACTAGTaagtttaaaatgttaaaaattaccatgaaaataatatttgataagTGAGTATCAAGTGAACTcggtttttttgttttatattattatattttaatcaataataGTTAAATAGgtgtaataaaattatttgtttaaaatttctACACTTTTAAGTTATTATGGGTTGTACATTCGAATAAGGTTGAGATATATTGATTCAATAGACCTATTATTTGTTAGTataaataataatgtatttaatatttagtttAGTAGGTagagatattttaaatttgcaAGTATACTCATCCTTCATTCGTCTAACCATGAAGTCGTGACCCTATACTATTGTTGATTGTAATATTGAGAAGTCGAGAAGATCCACCAAAGAGTAAGAGATCGAGAAGAATATAAATTGAACTTATTTGTATTTCAGTCCGATAAGAACATAAAGCTTAAACAATTATTTCTAAACAAATCTTGAAATTCTTAAACAAATCTTGAAATTCTTAGTAAAGaacaagtaataataatatattcaataaaataaaataacatttgaaAATTACTA encodes:
- the LOC137808567 gene encoding UPF0664 stress-induced protein C29B12.11c isoform X1, with the protein product MALNPQLFPNGMPVPFVSEMFVLARDGVEFDIDKIPASGSHGGHLKTKGIVYLSNIRMVFVAKSPVGHFTAFDMPLLYVSGEKFNQPIFHCNNLSGHVEPVVPNDQHRALYSTHSFKIIFKEGGCGTFIPLFFNLIASVRQYNQHYTMQAQAQAQSYVDPLQAAQTPVDEMMRHAYVDPNDPTKIFLQQPNSDSQLRRRTYQPQADGGHV
- the LOC137808567 gene encoding UPF0664 stress-induced protein C29B12.11c isoform X2, coding for MALNPQLFPNGMPVPFVSEMFVLARDGVEFDIDKIPASGHGGHLKTKGIVYLSNIRMVFVAKSPVGHFTAFDMPLLYVSGEKFNQPIFHCNNLSGHVEPVVPNDQHRALYSTHSFKIIFKEGGCGTFIPLFFNLIASVRQYNQHYTMQAQAQAQSYVDPLQAAQTPVDEMMRHAYVDPNDPTKIFLQQPNSDSQLRRRTYQPQADGGHV